GAAGCCTGGTGCATCCGGCCGCCATGACGTCAATGGCAGAAAAGTCTGGCCAAGTCGGGGTTGTGACAACAGGGCCCAGATGTAGACCCCGATAGGAAAACATATTCTATGTCCCAGAAACAACCTCCATGCAGCTTCTGAGAAACAGTCAAAAAGGGACGCCCCAACAGACAGTGCAggaagctgactggccagcccAGCCCTCCAGGTCCCTACTACCACTAGACAGACCATATCCAATTTAAGTGCCCTTTCTGAGAATGTGCTGATGCTTCCCAGAGTCATACCAGTTCCAGACATGTTTAGGGAGGAGATTTCTTACAATTTCTGGCCAAATATCCATACTGCTTCAAAAGTGACCATGGTCCACCCATGAGGGCTAAGCCACTATGGTGGAAAATTCTACTCACGGAACTTAATACACATTTGCTTGGACTGCTGTGAGGAAGTATCACAAACTGGGTGACTTATACAGCATAGTTTATCGTGGCACAGTTCTGAGGCTAGAAGGCCAAGGTCAAGATGTCAGCAGGGTTGACTCCTTCTGTCATCTCTTCCTGGCCTTCTCCCAGTTTctggttgttttctttgttgcccTTTTTCTTGGAGAAGCATCACCTCAtggctgcctgccttccttcgGTCTTTCAGCTCCTCTTCTCCTCACTGTTCTATGAAGCCTCCACAGACTCCTGGTTCTCATACTATTATTTTAATCCATGAGACACTACAATTTTAATACCTCCATATTAAACTCAAACCAATCTCTTCCAGGACCACAGTTCTGACGATCCCTATAACATGATAGCAAAGATGCAATTGCCTTCCAGAACACTTCTGTGCTCCCCTGGCTATTTTCAGAAGCTGTATACCCAACCCATGTAGTACAGTAGACAAGAGGATGGCATACACACGTGCGCAGATAGATAGAGTTGGGAGTCTGTGAACTGTAGACATGGATACATACTTCCTAGAGAAAGATGTGGAGACATCAGCCTGGATGGTGACTTGTAATTCCAGGAATtagaaaacaaaggcaaacagTTGAAGGACAAtctggctatatagtgagttccaggtcagtccagtctacatgagaccctgtccagaaagaaaaagaggtccaAGGCTATGGGAAGACTAAGAATTATGAACCTGGGGATCCCTTTAATTAAAAGCGGGTAGAATTATATAGTCATTTGAAGATCCGGTTGCCTCTCTGACTAGAACTGTAAgatcctgaaaaacaaaagccaTGCCCCTTAGGGGCTGTAAGTTACTGGGGCTCACCAGCGGGGCCTGGATCACCGTGTAGGGTTTGAGGAGAACACGGAAGACTGAGGTATGGCTAAGGGAAAAAGCGATGGTGTAGGAATTCCAAGCTTGAGGAGCAGAGATTGGGGCACGTAGGGATGTGGCTAATTTGGGGAGCTCCCAAGGGCTCTGGATCAAGAAATCCTGTCCCTTTTTTTTGGCACCTGCCATGCTAACTCCATGCAGGACAAAAGCCCAGAGAAGACTAACTAACCCCCACTGTGGCCCTGAGCTCTGCAGTCTTGAATTCAGTTACCTACCTGCATGTTTGCCCATGCATCAAATGCTTACCTTTGCGTCTAGCCACATCTAACATCACTGCAAGCCCtgctcctccatcctccatctcttGCAATGCCCACTGTGTGATAGCTGCTAATGCCAAACCCTAGACGTCATCTTGATGCTTTCTCTCATCTCCGACATCCAAGCTTCCAGCAACTTTTCCTGGCTGTCTTCAAAAGAGACTGAGTATCCAGCCACTTCCTACCAGCTCCTCTGCCACTATCCAGGCTGACAGCAGCAGCATCAACTTGCCGAAACTATTGCAGTAGACTTCTCACTAGTACTGCTAGCTCCCTAGAACCTTCCCTCTCATGGCATCCAGCTGAATCTTTTGAGCTCATGCCCAAGTCACTGGAATAAAATAATGAGAAGAGAATCTAAGATGAGCCCCAGCAGAATCGGCAGACTGTGGCCTGTGCAGAATGCATGGGCTACTGGAAAACTGAGGGCCCACAAACCGACTCCCCATTGTCCCACATTCACAACAGGGTTGTGTGGTGTATGCTGGACATGTACATGTGGGggctatatacatatatctatgttttatacacacatatatcaggGTAGAGTGTATTGTGTAATGGCTTGGGGTATAGTTATGGGGCCCTTTGTGACATACCCTGGCCAACACCTGCTCAGATCAGAGGCTACCTGTATGGTTCAAGTGGATGAATATCTTACACCATCCCTGGAACGCACGTGACTCCATTCCACTGTTGTCCCTGCAGCCTGCCTCTGAAAAGAACCCAATGCCCAACCCCAGGCCAGCCAAGCCCGTGGCCCCTTCCTTGGCCCTTGGTCCATCCCCAGGAGTCTTACCAAGCTGGAAGACTGCACCCAAGGGCTCAGAACTCCTAGGGACCAGGGGTCCTGGGGGAACCTTCCAAGGCCGGGACCTGAGAGGTGGGGCCCACGCTTCTTCCTTGAACCCTCTGCCACCATCACAGCTGCAGGTGAGGCCCGGGGCCCAGAATGGGGCAAGCAGGGTGGGGTACCTGGGCCTATAGGTGCCGACCTTTACTGTGGCATGTGGCAGGAGGGGCGCTGGCTGGGGCACAGGAAGTGGTTTATGGGTCCCAGGCAAGTCTGACTTATGCAGATGTTATAGGGCCAAGAAAAATCCCCATTCCCCAGGCCTCAGAGATCTAggcctcctccccccctcccaatCCTTGTCCCAAAAGGAGACCTTGTTATGATCCCATGGGCATAGCCTTGTGTCCTCATTTTGCTGTGACAAGAGGAGATGGCTGAAGGCCAGAAAGGTAAGATAAGGTGACAGTGTTGGGGCCAGCTCTACCACTTTAAACTGTTTGACACTGGTGAATAATGTCTCCATGAGCCTCCGATCCCACATTTATGAACTGGATATGTTTACAGTTCCTACCACGTGGAACTTCAGTGAAGAGCTGATGAATGGGACACAGAACTGTGAAGATGGGCGGGGCTAGCATCTTAAAGCATCTGTCTTCTCCTTCCAGCTGCCTACAGTACCCCTCGTCATGGTGGCACCCTCTGGGGCCCGACTGGGCCCCTCACCCCACTTGCAGGCACTTCTCCAGGACAGACCACACTTCATGCATCAGGTACGGAAAACCTGAGcaggctgggaagagggaataaaCAGGAAAATTGTGAACCGAAGCCCAAGCCAGGCTAAGCCATGGTCCATCTGTTCCTCAGCTCTCCACTGTGGATGCGCATGCTCAGACCCCTGTACTACAAGTGCGCCCACTGGACAACCCAGCCATGATCAGCCTCCCACCACCTTCTGCTGCCACTGGAGTCTTTTCCCTCAAGGCCCGGCCTGGCCTGCCACCTGGTAAACATCTCAGCTTTCTTCCCATGGCTTCACAGAATCTTTGAACATACATAATATAAACTTTTCTGAATTACAGTCCTATGGAGGTCTAGGGgatggtttttttggttttttttttttgtttgtttgtttgttgtttggtttttttggttttttttttttgtttttttttttggtttttcgggacagggtttcatctctagctttggagcctgtcctggaactagctcttatagaccaggctgaccttgaactcacagagatctgcctgcctctgcctcccaagtgccgggattaaaggtgcaccaccactgcccggagaGACAGGGTATCTttatataacagccctggctgtgctggaactcactttgtagaccaggctggcctcaaactcacagagatccacctgcctctgcctcccaagtgctaggattaaaggcgtgcgccaccaccgcctggccattttttttaattttattggtgttttgcctgtatatgtctttgtgagtgtgttggatcctggagttacagacagttgtgagctgtcatgtggatgctgggaattgaacctggttcccctagaagagcagtcagtgctcttaaccactgagccatctctccagcctagagGGGTCTTAAGAGTCATGAAAACTTCAACCTCCAAAAACTGTCAGGCTTAGAACCTTGAAGACATAGAACGCTAACAACCACAAATGGCTGCCATTAGTAAATATGTCATTACTTACCAATGGCCAGTTCTGCTCTGTGGGAACAGCAGAGTCCTGTGAGTCAGTGTTCAATGGTCCAGGAAGGTAGAGGCCTTCTGGGACCAGCTACAGAACCTAGCCTGCCGCCCCAAAAGTACCCCGTCTCTACCCACAGGGATCAATGTAGCCAGTCTGGAATGGGTGTCCAGGGAACCAGCTCTACTCTGCACCTTTCCACGCTCGGGTACACCCAGGAAAGATAAGTAAGTTGCCAGTGCTGGGAAGAACCCCGCTCTCTCTGCCCACCCCTCTGCTGATATCCtgtactcccccacccccagcaaccTCTTGGCTGCACCGCAAGGATCCTATCCACTGCTGGCCAACGGAGTCTGCAAGTGGCCTGGTTGTGAGAAGGTCTTTGAGGAGCCAGAAGAGTTTCTCAAGTGAGTAGGCTGACTAACCATGGGCTTCTGGTATCTGAACCGAGGTCTGCGGTGCATGTCTCAACTCAGTAAAGGTTGAGACTTTATCCCCCTGGTTCTGTGATCTTGGGCTTCTCTAGGCCCAGGCTGCCTCACTTGAATGAGACATAATACTAAAGGTATATGCTGATAGTTATCTCCATTTTATACACCAAGGTACTAAGGCCAACCAGAATTAAGTGTTAATTAAGCTAACAAAGGTCCTGTGTGATGAATGTTGGCTATGAACCCAAGCAGCCAGGCTCCAGAACCCACACCCCTAactgctttgtcttgttttccctCATGCAACACACATGACTGAGCCTCAAACTTCTGCTCCTCTCGACAGTTGTAGCTGTTTCCCCTCGGCTTTATATCTGTCCCCTTCTCCTTCTGTGTTTCACTAATCATACCTAGCTCTTGGCAATGATGCACTTCCTGTACGGCCAGGCCTTTGCGTAGGCTGTGCCCACCACCTGAAATGCCATCCTCCCTCTCGGTGCCTTTCTAATAGCTCAGGCTGGAAAGCCAGTAGTTGCCGAAGAGTGGATGTTTAAAGTAGTCTGTGTGGGAGAAAGAGACGGACAGGGGTGTGTTTGAGTGCAGGGAAACTGAGACTCTAAAGAGAAATCTCCCAAAGGGTTTAGTTGGTACAGCAAGCCAGGAGGCCTGACCTACCATAGTCATGGAACCTTCTCCTTGCTCAGGCACTGCCAAGCAGATCACCTCCTGGATGAGAAGGGCAAGGCGCAGTGCCTCCTCCAGAGGGAAGTGGTGCAGTCCCTGGAGCAGCAGGTAATGCCTGCAGGGTGTGGTTAAGGGGAAGGAGGGCTTGAGGGAGGGAGGGCCCTCCAAGGGTAGGCCCTAGTGCAGTCAAGGGGATGACTAAGAAAAACCAGGTAGAGGCCTCACTTTGGTGTACATCCCACAGCTGGAGCTGGAAAAGGAGAAGCTGGGTGCTATGCAGGCCCACCTGGCCGGGAAGATGGCATTGTCAAAGGCTCCAGCTATGGTGAGTACCCCAAGTACAGAAGCAGAAGACTTCAACTGTTGGGGGCCCTTAAGGACCAAATGACCTCTTCTCATATGCAAGCCCCGGCCTGTACAGGCCATTGCCACCTCCTCAATATGCTTACAAACCCTCTGACCTTGTGACCCCAAAACGTCATGTTCTGTCTTTTCCCAGCAATGGTAAACAGGCACACAGAGAAGGCAGACAGTAACCCCAATGCACCAGTGGCAAAACTCAGAGGGGGCACTGCGAAAAGAAAACTGAGGGCCCTACACTCCAATTTCAAGATAATAACCTCAGAACACTAGATACTGTAGGTCCCGTGTGAGCACACACGTCACATGCCCAGTCCCAGGCACCTGGCCGATGTGAACTTTTCCATTCCCATACTACAATGCAGGGAGCCACCAAGGTCATCCTAACGAACAAATGAGACACTGAGGTCAAGAAGACATAGTTCACTTTTCCAAATTCACAGTTGGATACTAGGGGATCCCAATTCAGCCCCTGCTCACCCCCAGCCCCAGCATCTATGGCTTCATAGCATGCGCACTACTATACTCCAGCCAAGATGCCCACTGCCCCTTTATGGAGGTCCACCACAGCCTGCAAGTGACAAGAGGGGGGGTTGGTGGCCTTCTCGAAAACACTGATCTCACCGTATGCATCTGTAGTTCTAGCTACTTGAAGGAAGATCACTTGAAGCCTTGAACTCAAAACCAGCCTGACTAACATAGAGACCTCATCTCTAAAAGATGCTGGGTTGCCACGTTTATGATATGAGGGCTTGTGCCCAGTCTTACTGTAtcagaaacagaggaggggttgatctgggggagaggggatgtggaggaagggactgggaggaatggaggggagcGAAACGGAGGGCAttatgtatgagagaagaataaaagtttttttaaaaaaatacaaatagccagatggtggtgacgtacacctttaatcccagcaataggggggtggcaggtggatctctgtgagttcaaggccagcctggtccacaagagtgagttccaggacagccagggctacacaaagaaaccttgtcttgaaaaacaaaacaaaacaaaaaaccccaaataaacaGAGTTGGGGAGAATGTTCAATGGGAAAAGTGCTTGCCATATAAGTAAAAGGTTCTGAGGTTGGACCCTAGCACCCACACCGGATGCAGAGTAGTTCAAGTCTGCAATCCCCTTCCACTTAGGTGGAAACAGTATTACATCAAATGCTGTgcatggtagcacaggcctttaagccagcacccagcacccagcacccaggagacagaatcAGTCAGAGCTCTATAAATtcaggtcagactggtctacatagtaaaaccctgtctaaaaaaacaaagctCACAGGCCGGCTAGCCTGGCATAAGTAGAGGCATacaagagatcctatctcaaacaagaTGAAAGGTTAGGACTAACACCCAAACTTGCTCTGTGATCTCTACACATGCACCAGCACTTACACACATCCAAACTTGTAGAtgtacacacatcatacatagaGACAAGTGAGATAGAAATAGAACCAAATGAgtaaatgcaaattttaaaataaagtggggttggaggactggagagatggatcagggattaagagaacttgctgctcttccaggggcagttcacaactctaactccagttccagtgggaTCCAGTGCAcatttctggcttccacaggcaccaggcacacatgtggtgcagacatgcatgcaggcaaaatgcccatacacataaagtatttttgttcatttaaaataaaagtagaatgaAAGCAGGGTATAATGACTCACACCaatagtcccagcactccagaggtggaggcaaaggatcaggagttcaaggtcatcctatgATACAGAATAAGCTAGAGGCCAGCATGGGtgacatgagaccctgcctcaaaaaacaattttttaaataaaaataaaatggaaactaaGTAGTGGCTTAGgcagtaatctcagcacttgggaggttgatgTGGCAAGTGTGTcccaagtttgaggtcatcctgtgCAACATAGTAAATTGCAGACTAGCCTGCACTACACAACATGAGACCCTGCACAGGTAGagagattagattagattagattagatagatagatagatagatagatagatagatagatagatagatgatagatagatagatagatagatagatagatagatagatagatagatagatagatagaggtaggtaggtaggtaggtaggtaggtagataggtatagataggtagatagatgggtaggtaggtaggtagatacatacatacattcgtAGAAAAATAGatacagagacagatagatggatggacagatggacagatggacggatggacagatggacggatggacaggCGGGCGGGCAGACAAACAGATGGGTGGACGAACAAACACAACcaagcaaacatttttaaaagtaaaatggaaagccagtgtggtagcacatgtcttcaagtccagaacttgggaagcaaaggtaagtggatttctgtgaatttgagggcagcctggtctacatagtgagctccaggacagccaggactacacagagagaccctgtttcaaaaaaccaaaatataaaatagaagccACTTTGTAGTGatacacacttataatcccagaacACCAGAGGTAGAGATATGAGGATGGAAGGTACAAGGCCAGCCAGAAATATATAGTGAGactatctcagaaaaaataattaagacacaaataaaatgaatagacAAGTCAATGGGggtacactcaggaggcagaggcaggtaagttTCTGTAAGTTCTGGGccaactagggctacatagtaagacccccatctctaagaattaataataatcatttctgaacaaaataaatagacATGAATAGGAGCGAGATTTGTGGGGAGGAAACGGGTAAGCAACAGGGGGAGGAAGTAGGGTGAAAGTGCTCTGTATGTATTGCAGACATGTGCAAAATTGTCCAAAACtaagtttaataataaaaatacaaaagaattttgaaaaggagaaaatgaaatttaaagctTAAGCCTCTCAATCGCTATTCTCTCCCAAATCCACCCAGGCCTCAATGGACAAGAGTTCTTGCTGCATTGTAGCCACCAGCGCGCAGGGCAGTGTTCTCCCAGCCTGGTCCGGTCCCCGGGAGGCTTCTGACAGCCTGTTTGCAGTACGGAGGCACCTCTGGGGAAGCCATGGAAACGGCACCTTTCCAGGTCAGTGTACTCTGCACCCCGTCTGATGAC
The sequence above is a segment of the Chionomys nivalis chromosome X, mChiNiv1.1, whole genome shotgun sequence genome. Coding sequences within it:
- the Foxp3 gene encoding forkhead box protein P3 isoform X1, whose protein sequence is MPNPRPAKPVAPSLALGPSPGVLPSWKTAPKGSELLGTRGPGGTFQGRDLRGGAHASSLNPLPPSQLQLPTVPLVMVAPSGARLGPSPHLQALLQDRPHFMHQLSTVDAHAQTPVLQVRPLDNPAMISLPPPSAATGVFSLKARPGLPPGINVASLEWVSREPALLCTFPRSGTPRKDNNLLAAPQGSYPLLANGVCKWPGCEKVFEEPEEFLKHCQADHLLDEKGKAQCLLQREVVQSLEQQLELEKEKLGAMQAHLAGKMALSKAPAMASMDKSSCCIVATSAQGSVLPAWSGPREASDSLFAVRRHLWGSHGNGTFPEFFHNMDYFKFHNMRPPFTYATLIRWAILEAPEKQRTLNEIYHWFTRMFAYFRNHPATWKNAIRHNLSLHKCFVRVESEKGAVWTVDEFEFRKKRSQRPSKCSNPCP
- the Foxp3 gene encoding forkhead box protein P3 isoform X2, whose translation is MPNPRPAKPVAPSLALGPSPGVLPSWKTAPKGSELLGTRGPGGTFQGRDLRGGAHASSLNPLPPSQLQLSTVDAHAQTPVLQVRPLDNPAMISLPPPSAATGVFSLKARPGLPPGINVASLEWVSREPALLCTFPRSGTPRKDNNLLAAPQGSYPLLANGVCKWPGCEKVFEEPEEFLKHCQADHLLDEKGKAQCLLQREVVQSLEQQLELEKEKLGAMQAHLAGKMALSKAPAMASMDKSSCCIVATSAQGSVLPAWSGPREASDSLFAVRRHLWGSHGNGTFPEFFHNMDYFKFHNMRPPFTYATLIRWAILEAPEKQRTLNEIYHWFTRMFAYFRNHPATWKNAIRHNLSLHKCFVRVESEKGAVWTVDEFEFRKKRSQRPSKCSNPCP